Below is a window of Escherichia coli DSM 30083 = JCM 1649 = ATCC 11775 DNA.
AGAATTTTACGCGGTTGCGGAGACGCTACCACCCGGCGTAAATATTTACCATCACGTTTCATCTGCCAGCCGTAAGCCGCTTCCAGTGCCTCTTGTTCTTCTGGCTGATAAACCGGACCAATAAATTTCTCTGGCTGTAAAAACGCCGGATCATCAGGCGAAACCTCAATGCGCGTCAGCACCGTCGTGACAGGCGGCATCTGCGGCTGTGCGCTCAAGCCCTGCGCCAGCATATAGCCAATCATCCCCTGGCTTTCCGCCACCAGTACATCCAGCGGATACGGTTCTACCTCTTTCCACGCCAGATTCTGTAACGCCAGCAGCCCCACCTGCGGCCCGTTGCCGTGAACAATCGCCAGCCGATAAGAACGGGCCAGGCGCGCCAGCGCGGGTACAGCACTGGCAATATTGCGATATTGATTTTTTGCCGTCAGCGCCTCACCGCGCTGGAGTAAGGCGTTGCCCCCAAGAGCCACAACCAGTGTTTTCATGGTTTCCCTTGTAATAATTGTTGGCCAAGCCAGAACCCCAGCAGCGTATCGGCCCCTGACGTATGCCCCAGCGCCAGCAGCGAATCGATCGCCGCTGCGGTACGTTTCGGGCAACTCAGAGCATGAACAAAGTGCAGGAGTGGCGAGGCGAAATATCCTTGCGCGGCATAACGTAAATAACTGACGCTCACCGCAGTGGTAACGAGTTGAAGATTGTCGGAACAGGCAAAAAACGGGCGACCGGAGCGCGCATCTAAAGCGCCATAATACCAGGCCGCCAGCAGCATTCCGCTCAGCGTGTCATCATGACTTGGCGTTAATCCGGGGCCTTTACCCAGCCAGTGCCGCCAGTCGGTCTTAACGCCATTGAGCGCGGCCTGAAAACAGTGACGAAACTGGCGTAATTCAGCAGGCAGCGGATCGCTTGCCGCCAATGCCAGTGGCCCGAAAAGCCCGGTTTCCTCCGCGCGTTGCATCCATGCAACGGCAAGCGGTTGAGGATGCGCAGGCGGCGTAATACGTAGCAAACAATAACGCTGTGGCTGTTTAACCGTGAAACGCCCGAGACGAATCCCTTGTGCCACAACCTGTGGTCGTTCATTGCCGCATAATCCACCGCATAACGCATCGAATTGCGCGCGGCGAAGCACCCATCCGCCGGGGCCGAAACCACTCCCCTGACGATGCAGCGTTAACAGTTCGCCGCTTTCCGTCATCAGGTTAATCGCCCGCCGCCACACTCCCGCTAACCGCCAGGACTGGCGATAATTCGGTGCGCTACGGCTGGCAAGTAGAGGATGGATGATCGTCATTGTGCGTTCCTCAACCAATCCCCATGCTTTCAGCCAGTGCTTCCAGCGCCTGTTCAAAGCACGCCAGCGGTGCCCGCACGGTGCCTGCGCCAATCTGCCCGATCCCCGCCTCTTTATGGGCGATACCGGTATTGATGAGTGGCGTAATGCCGGTTTCTACCACGCGACGAATGTCCAGCCCCAGGCACGCCCCCTGGAAATCCCAGCCGGGGATCTGCAATTGCATATTGCGTTCAAGGTAAATTTCCGCCATCTCTTCAGATACCGCTCTGGCCGCTTCCATGCCACCCGCACCGACAAAGCGCGTTACGCCAGGTGCGGCGATCATTGCCGCACCTCCGATACCAAAGGTTTCGGTAATCGCGCTATCGCCCATATCCGGGTTCGCCTGCTCCTGCGAGAAGCCGGTGAAAAACAGACCTTGCGGAGTGTTTACAGGCGCCGTAAACCAGCGTTCACCCAGCCCGCTGACCCGAATCCCGAACATATTGCCGTTGCGGGTCATAGCCGTAACGATGCTGCCTGCGCGGATCATCGCGCCTGCATCCATCGCCGCCTTGCAGTAGGCCATCGCGAGGTTGAGGAAGAACTGATCGGTCACGCTGAGGAAATCCATCACTTCCGCAATGTGCTGTTTATCATGATCGAGGCGAGCAATTTGTGGAGCCAGCGCACGCATTAACAGTGCAGAGGAAGCAATATTGCGTTGATGGAACTCATCGCCCATGGTAATGCCCTGCGCCATCATTGCCGTGAGATCGATACCGCGCTCCATGCGCCCCAGCGCCGCGCTTAATACTGGCATTAACACATCGCGCATCCAGCGATGGCGAGTCAGGACATCTTCGCCGTAAGCGCCAAAACGCATCACTTTTCCGATACCTTCGTTGAGGTTGCAGTACGCCCGGTTGCCGTCGGTCACGTTCTCGACCACCAGCATCGGCATACTGGCAGAAGTAATGCCACCCATTGGCCCGACAGCATTCACATGGTGACAAGGAATGAAGTTCACTTCCCCCTGCTCCAGCATTGCCTGTGCCTGCGCTTCATCTTTCGCCCAGCCTTCGAACAGACATGCGCCCACGCACGCCCCTTTCATTGGCCCGGTCATCTCCTGCCAGCGCATTGGCGGCCCGGCGTGAAGCAGTGTTTTGCCCTTGTTTAGTTCGCTGATAAGTGAAGAAGCCGGTTGCACATCCAGCCAGTGTGGACGAGCGCGACGAATTTGTTCGATAACCGCAGCATTGGCTTGCGCCACTGATGTAAACATGGGAACCCCTTATTGCAAACGTTCTAATAAACGAGCCAGTTTTTTATTGCCGCCGGCGACTGGCGACCATTGGTAATGCACAACCGGTTTGCTGGCGCTTTGTAGCTCCAGCGCAAAGCTGCGTAATCCGATGTTAATCACGGCGACGTTTTCCAGTAATGACGGTGTGTGTTGCTGTGTGGCTGACGGGAGCGGATGAATTAACGCCGCAGCCAGCAAGGTGGCTTCCGGTAGCGAACTCACTACCGCGATCCCCGCATCTTCCAGCGTGGCGATTTGCTGCGAGCGGCATTGCGGGTCACGTTCAGTGCCTGTCACCGTGGCAATGGCATACAGTGGTTGATTGTCTGAACGCGCGGCACAGGCTTTTTGCCAGGCGCTCACCAGCGAGGCGGCAGGATCGGCGGTCGCACCGAAGCCAATCACGACATCAAGCAGCAACACGCGCACTTGCGGTTTAGCGCCGAGATCGGCAATTAACAGGTTGCGTAAGGTCGGGTCGATCATCGGATGGGGACGCCCGACGGTGTAAAAATCATCGCCCAGGTCGAGGATCTGATGTCCGTCGGCGTCCAGCATCATGCCATGTTGATGGGTATCGTCGGCTTCCACGCCAAGGTGTCCGGCAAGTAATCCCGCCGCTTCAGCAGCCAGCGTACCGCCGGTATACAAACCGCAAATAAATCCGCTGCTGACAGGCGCTATCGCGTTACGTCGCGCAGTGACGCGTGAAAGCAGACAAGCCAGACGAGCGGCCTCATCCAGCGAGGAGGCAAACCAGACATTCTCGTCGCGGGCCACCGCCGGGGTATAACCTAAAAACAGCGCCACCGTCGGTTTGCCAGTTGCTTTCATGGCATTAACAATTTTCAGACGCACAGTTTCGGCAGGTGGTTTTGAAACAAATGCCAGCACTTCGCTTTTCTCGTCTGCACTGAGCATTTCCAGCGCCGTTAGCGCACTGATGCCGCCCACTTCACGGCTGAGATCGCGCCCGCCAAGACCAATCGCGTGAGTAATTCCCTCCCCTGCCAGCGCAATCTGTGAGCACAGCTCCTGAATCCCGGTACCGGAAGCGCCTATGACGCCAATGTTGCCTTCCGGCATCACGTTAGCAAAAGCCAGCGGCGTGGCGGCAATCATCGACGTACCGCAGTCTGGCCCCATCACCAGCAAGCCTTTTTCCCGCGCGCGGGTTTTAAGTTGGATTTCATCTTCCAGCGTGACGTTATCGGAGAACATCATCACGTTGAGGTTGCGATCCAGCGCCTGGTTCGCCAGCTCCGCCGCATACTCACCAGCCACTGAAATCAGCGCCAGATTGGCATCGGGTAATTTCTGACTGGCACTGTCCCAGCGACGCACCTGCGTCAACGCCTGGCTGCTGCCTGAACCCTGCGCCAGTTGTTTTAGCGCCTCTTCAAGCTGCTGCATAACCGCCTGCGCGATCCCCGCATCCGCCGCTTCGCTACGAATTGCCACGCAAATATCGTTCGGCGTGGCGTGATTAAAATCGTCATGCCAGAAACCTGTAGTATCTAATAACGCTTTATTGGCGGGCGTACCCATCATTACGGAAACATCATCAACATTTTCTGATTCGCTGAGTTTTCGTGAAATAATCATTAAACTGACCGAATCCTGAAAACACCCTTTTTTAATAAAGGCGTGGATCATAACAACTCCTTAAAAATTGCACCCATGGCAATTGCACGAGCAGTGTTAATGTGGCGATTACGGTATCGATGACAACGAGTAAATAAGGTGATGAATATCACACAGGGATTATTAACAAAAGAATTCAAATAACCGCCGGGCTATTACGCGTTATTTTTTAATAAGCGTGGTTGTTTTAAAAACCAGGTTAAAAGCGAGCGGATTATCAAATAAATTCTAACTATATTTTTTTGCCTGTCTGGATCACATAATCCAGATATTTTCCCTGTATGTTAATTGCAGTCATGCTTCACATCGTCGTTAAAAAGGAAGACAGATGAAAATCAGTCGGGAAACACTCC
It encodes the following:
- the fdrA gene encoding acyl-CoA synthetase FdrA gives rise to the protein MIHAFIKKGCFQDSVSLMIISRKLSESENVDDVSVMMGTPANKALLDTTGFWHDDFNHATPNDICVAIRSEAADAGIAQAVMQQLEEALKQLAQGSGSSQALTQVRRWDSASQKLPDANLALISVAGEYAAELANQALDRNLNVMMFSDNVTLEDEIQLKTRAREKGLLVMGPDCGTSMIAATPLAFANVMPEGNIGVIGASGTGIQELCSQIALAGEGITHAIGLGGRDLSREVGGISALTALEMLSADEKSEVLAFVSKPPAETVRLKIVNAMKATGKPTVALFLGYTPAVARDENVWFASSLDEAARLACLLSRVTARRNAIAPVSSGFICGLYTGGTLAAEAAGLLAGHLGVEADDTHQHGMMLDADGHQILDLGDDFYTVGRPHPMIDPTLRNLLIADLGAKPQVRVLLLDVVIGFGATADPAASLVSAWQKACAARSDNQPLYAIATVTGTERDPQCRSQQIATLEDAGIAVVSSLPEATLLAAALIHPLPSATQQHTPSLLENVAVINIGLRSFALELQSASKPVVHYQWSPVAGGNKKLARLLERLQ
- the ybcF gene encoding carbamate kinase; translation: MKTLVVALGGNALLQRGEALTAKNQYRNIASAVPALARLARSYRLAIVHGNGPQVGLLALQNLAWKEVEPYPLDVLVAESQGMIGYMLAQGLSAQPQMPPVTTVLTRIEVSPDDPAFLQPEKFIGPVYQPEEQEALEAAYGWQMKRDGKYLRRVVASPQPRKILDSEAIELLLKEGHVVICSGGGGVPVAEDGAGSEAVIDKDLAAALLAEQINADGLVILTDADAVYENWGTPQQRAIRRATPDELAPFAKADGSMGPKVTAVSGYVRSRGKPAWIGALSRIEETLAGEAGTCISL
- the ylbF gene encoding DUF2877 domain-containing protein gives rise to the protein MTIIHPLLASRSAPNYRQSWRLAGVWRRAINLMTESGELLTLHRQGSGFGPGGWVLRRAQFDALCGGLCGNERPQVVAQGIRLGRFTVKQPQRYCLLRITPPAHPQPLAVAWMQRAEETGLFGPLALAASDPLPAELRQFRHCFQAALNGVKTDWRHWLGKGPGLTPSHDDTLSGMLLAAWYYGALDARSGRPFFACSDNLQLVTTAVSVSYLRYAAQGYFASPLLHFVHALSCPKRTAAAIDSLLALGHTSGADTLLGFWLGQQLLQGKP
- the ylbE gene encoding DUF1116 domain-containing protein gives rise to the protein MFTSVAQANAAVIEQIRRARPHWLDVQPASSLISELNKGKTLLHAGPPMRWQEMTGPMKGACVGACLFEGWAKDEAQAQAMLEQGEVNFIPCHHVNAVGPMGGITSASMPMLVVENVTDGNRAYCNLNEGIGKVMRFGAYGEDVLTRHRWMRDVLMPVLSAALGRMERGIDLTAMMAQGITMGDEFHQRNIASSALLMRALAPQIARLDHDKQHIAEVMDFLSVTDQFFLNLAMAYCKAAMDAGAMIRAGSIVTAMTRNGNMFGIRVSGLGERWFTAPVNTPQGLFFTGFSQEQANPDMGDSAITETFGIGGAAMIAAPGVTRFVGAGGMEAARAVSEEMAEIYLERNMQLQIPGWDFQGACLGLDIRRVVETGITPLINTGIAHKEAGIGQIGAGTVRAPLACFEQALEALAESMGIG